One genomic segment of Caloranaerobacter ferrireducens includes these proteins:
- the rpsU gene encoding 30S ribosomal protein S21: MTQVRVKENESLDSALRRFKRQCAIAGVLSEVRKREHYEKPSVRRKKKAEAARRKNKKRR, translated from the coding sequence ATGACACAGGTAAGAGTTAAAGAGAACGAATCACTAGATAGTGCTCTTAGAAGATTTAAAAGACAATGTGCTATCGCTGGCGTTCTTTCTGAAGTGAGAAAGAGAGAACATTATGAAAAGCCTAGCGTAAGACGTAAAAAGAAAGCTGAAGCAGCTAGAAGAAAAAATAAGAAAAGAAGATAA
- a CDS encoding histidine triad nucleotide-binding protein, giving the protein MSDCIFCKIVNGEIPSKKVYEDDKVLAFEDIDPQAPVHILVIPKEHIPSIKDINEDNIEVISHIHLVIKRLAKEKGIDQDGFRIVNNCGEKGGQTVGHLHYHLLGGRHLMWPPG; this is encoded by the coding sequence GTGTCTGATTGTATCTTTTGTAAGATAGTTAATGGAGAAATTCCTAGCAAGAAAGTATATGAAGATGATAAAGTGTTAGCATTTGAAGATATTGATCCTCAAGCACCTGTTCATATACTAGTAATACCAAAAGAGCATATACCTTCAATTAAAGATATAAACGAAGATAATATAGAGGTTATAAGTCATATACATTTGGTTATAAAAAGATTAGCAAAAGAAAAAGGAATAGATCAAGATGGGTTTAGGATAGTGAATAACTGTGGTGAAAAGGGAGGACAGACTGTAGGTCATTTGCATTACCATTTATTAGGTGGAAGACACTTAATGTGGCCTCCAGGTTAA
- a CDS encoding 16S rRNA (uracil(1498)-N(3))-methyltransferase, translated as MHKFFVDKKDIVENKIIIKGEDVKHIKNVLRLDIGEIINVSNCEGEEYLAEITEIEKDYVVAVIKEEFESKSEPPIQIILYQGLPKSSKMDLIIQKATELGVVEIVPLITKRTVVKVEGEKKELKKLERWKRIAKEASKQCKRGIIPVVNKIMTFNEMINRLKDEEFILVPYENELKIGLKDILRTYKKGKINIIIGPEGGFEEEEIEKLKGINSHIISLGPRILRTETAGFTTISVVMYELGDLGVI; from the coding sequence ATGCATAAATTCTTTGTAGATAAAAAAGACATTGTAGAAAATAAAATAATTATTAAAGGTGAAGATGTCAAACATATAAAAAATGTATTAAGGCTAGATATTGGTGAAATTATAAATGTATCAAACTGTGAAGGTGAAGAATATCTAGCAGAGATAACGGAAATAGAAAAAGATTATGTAGTAGCAGTTATCAAAGAAGAGTTTGAATCGAAAAGTGAACCTCCAATACAGATTATACTTTATCAAGGATTACCAAAATCTTCGAAGATGGATTTGATTATTCAAAAGGCAACTGAATTAGGGGTTGTTGAAATAGTACCATTAATAACAAAAAGAACAGTAGTTAAGGTTGAAGGTGAAAAAAAGGAATTAAAAAAACTAGAAAGATGGAAGCGCATTGCAAAAGAGGCGTCTAAACAGTGTAAAAGAGGGATTATACCTGTTGTTAATAAGATAATGACCTTTAATGAGATGATTAATAGATTGAAAGATGAAGAATTTATTTTAGTTCCTTATGAAAATGAATTGAAAATTGGACTAAAAGATATATTAAGAACTTATAAAAAAGGTAAAATTAATATAATAATAGGGCCAGAAGGTGGTTTTGAAGAAGAAGAAATAGAAAAACTAAAAGGAATTAATTCTCATATAATTTCTTTGGGACCTAGAATTTTAAGAACAGAAACTGCAGGATTTACTACTATATCCGTAGTTATGTATGAGCTTGGAGATTTAGGAGTGATTTAG
- the dnaJ gene encoding molecular chaperone DnaJ, with the protein MSKRDYYEILGVSKNASEQEIKKAYRKLAKKYHPDLNPGDKEAEQKFKEINEAYEVLSDSEKRARYDRFGHAGVNGNAAGGFGQGFGGFEGFGGFGDIFDDIFEAFGGGFSRRRKAGPKRGADLKYTLDLEFEEAAFGVEKEIKIRRTENCSVCHGTGAKPGTNKITCPKCNGTGEIRYAHNTPFGQFVNVRTCDRCHGTGEIVEVPCSNCGGTGKERRLKKINIKIPAGVDTGSVIPLRGEGEPGEKGGPPGDLYVYINVLPHEIFEREGNDVICEIPITFVQAALGATIEVPTLDGKVRYNIPEGTQTGTIFRLKNKGIPYIRGNGRGDQYVKVKVQVPKKLNEKQKQILREFAKATGDTVHEHKKGFFDKVKDAFGG; encoded by the coding sequence ATGAGCAAGAGAGATTACTACGAAATATTAGGTGTTAGCAAAAATGCATCGGAGCAAGAAATCAAGAAAGCATATAGAAAATTAGCCAAAAAATATCATCCAGACCTAAATCCAGGGGATAAAGAAGCTGAACAAAAATTTAAAGAAATAAATGAAGCTTATGAAGTATTAAGCGACTCAGAAAAAAGAGCGAGATACGATAGATTTGGTCATGCAGGTGTAAATGGTAATGCAGCAGGAGGATTTGGTCAAGGTTTTGGTGGTTTTGAAGGCTTTGGTGGATTTGGTGATATATTTGATGATATTTTTGAAGCTTTTGGTGGAGGTTTTTCACGAAGAAGAAAAGCAGGACCTAAAAGAGGTGCTGATTTAAAATATACACTAGATTTAGAATTCGAAGAAGCAGCTTTTGGTGTTGAAAAGGAAATAAAGATAAGACGAACAGAGAACTGTTCGGTATGTCATGGGACAGGTGCTAAACCAGGTACTAATAAAATAACTTGTCCGAAGTGTAATGGTACAGGAGAAATAAGATACGCTCACAATACACCTTTTGGTCAGTTTGTGAATGTAAGAACTTGTGATAGATGTCATGGAACAGGAGAAATTGTAGAAGTACCATGTTCAAATTGTGGAGGAACTGGTAAAGAACGCCGTTTGAAAAAAATAAATATAAAAATACCGGCAGGGGTAGATACAGGTTCAGTGATACCTCTCAGAGGAGAAGGAGAGCCAGGTGAAAAAGGTGGTCCTCCAGGGGATTTATATGTTTATATAAATGTGTTACCTCATGAAATTTTTGAACGTGAAGGAAATGATGTTATTTGTGAAATACCAATTACTTTTGTACAGGCAGCATTAGGAGCTACTATTGAAGTTCCAACACTTGATGGAAAAGTAAGATATAATATACCAGAAGGAACACAAACAGGTACAATTTTTAGATTGAAAAATAAAGGTATTCCATATATCAGAGGTAACGGTAGAGGAGACCAGTATGTTAAGGTGAAAGTACAAGTACCAAAGAAATTAAACGAGAAGCAAAAACAGATTTTAAGAGAGTTTGCAAAGGCTACTGGTGATACTGTTCATGAACATAAAAAAGGATTTTTCGATAAAGTAAAAGATGCTTTCGGAGGTTAA
- the mtaB gene encoding tRNA (N(6)-L-threonylcarbamoyladenosine(37)-C(2))-methylthiotransferase MtaB: MKTVAFYTLGCKVNQYETEAMAELFQKNGYTVVNAEDKADVYVINTCTVTNLGDRKSRQFIRRAKRINREAVVAVVGCYVQVSPDEVFKIEDVDLVIGTSDKNKIVKLCEEVKEKNKRMKIVEDIMKVREFEEMSIDEVKGKTRAFIKIQEGCNQYCSYCIIPYARGPVRSRNLGNIIKEVEKLSRRGFKEIVLTGIHVASYGKDLGDMRLIDVIEAIHDINGIERIRLSSLEPTIITEDFMNRLSKLPKVCDHFHLSLQSGSNTVLKRMNRKYTTEEYLSIVKLIRKYMPDVGLTTDIIVGFPGETDEEFEETYNFVKEVGFSRIHVFKYSPREGTPAAKFKNQVDGTVKTERSRKLIELGEKLNKTFNERFVGKIMDVLFEEEVKGQPGLMEGYTTNYIRVEAKGDISIEGKILPVKMNRISGENLIGEIVNK, translated from the coding sequence ATGAAAACCGTTGCCTTTTATACTTTGGGCTGTAAAGTTAATCAGTATGAAACAGAAGCAATGGCTGAGCTTTTTCAAAAAAATGGCTATACTGTTGTGAATGCCGAAGATAAAGCAGATGTTTATGTTATAAATACTTGCACAGTTACAAATCTTGGTGATAGGAAGTCAAGACAATTTATAAGAAGGGCAAAGAGAATAAATAGAGAAGCTGTTGTAGCTGTTGTTGGATGTTATGTGCAAGTTTCACCTGATGAAGTATTTAAAATTGAAGATGTAGATTTAGTTATTGGTACAAGTGACAAGAATAAAATAGTAAAGCTATGTGAAGAGGTTAAAGAAAAGAATAAACGCATGAAAATTGTTGAAGATATAATGAAAGTAAGAGAATTTGAAGAAATGTCTATAGATGAAGTGAAAGGTAAAACTAGAGCTTTTATAAAAATACAGGAAGGATGTAATCAATATTGCTCATATTGCATAATACCTTATGCAAGAGGTCCTGTAAGAAGCAGAAATTTAGGAAATATTATAAAAGAAGTAGAAAAGCTTAGTCGAAGAGGCTTTAAAGAGATTGTTTTAACAGGAATACATGTAGCATCATATGGAAAAGATTTAGGTGATATGAGATTAATAGATGTTATTGAAGCTATACACGATATTAATGGTATAGAAAGAATAAGATTAAGTTCATTAGAGCCTACAATAATAACAGAAGATTTTATGAACAGACTAAGTAAACTTCCGAAAGTATGCGACCATTTTCACTTATCACTGCAAAGTGGAAGTAATACAGTATTAAAAAGAATGAACAGAAAATATACAACTGAAGAGTATTTAAGTATTGTTAAGCTTATAAGAAAATATATGCCTGATGTAGGCTTGACGACCGATATAATAGTGGGATTTCCAGGCGAAACGGATGAGGAGTTTGAAGAAACATATAATTTTGTCAAAGAAGTAGGTTTTTCAAGAATTCATGTTTTTAAATACTCTCCAAGAGAAGGTACACCTGCGGCAAAATTTAAAAATCAAGTAGATGGTACAGTCAAAACAGAACGAAGCAGAAAATTAATAGAACTAGGTGAAAAACTTAATAAGACTTTTAATGAAAGATTTGTAGGTAAAATAATGGATGTTTTATTTGAAGAAGAAGTTAAAGGACAACCTGGACTAATGGAAGGATATACGACAAATTATATTCGAGTTGAGGCTAAAGGAGATATTTCAATTGAAGGGAAAATACTGCCTGTTAAAATGAATAGAATATCAGGTGAAAATTTAATAGGTGAAATTGTAAACAAATAG
- a CDS encoding ABC transporter substrate-binding protein — protein sequence MKRIIFILLSVLLFLVSCTDETTPKLEQNAQKEITILIQEPINPIIESYKFKFEKSKGVKVKFDIIDANTLVDYIKKLNIKLYLKNGPTLIYLPQLIFYHNYIESGAALEVTDKITNLEKIYDSLKEEKVYYVPIGMCYVAKILNKSILDEINVKEPNLDWTKDDYLKIKEKWLSKKPRYFTFVDYNEIVKGPLYNLKIIDKDNKININNSKIKEFIKNTREKIFSGKYILKDYSYENYYKIFIEGINTIEYQRALRFFKLVDKEILVQILRINALETKRVSEMIDKDDVVILPEVINEKNNFFTWGFIVNKNGKNTDLGIEFINGLLSDEVQLSMYSNGKLFGGFYPVNKNIETEIDKIDANYNYNKKAVELKKFILEKIKKGEIKPRNCKNRIHQELYDMLHRDLFEFIFADNPYTDEELSRELQKLEDKYNMWLNE from the coding sequence GTGAAAAGAATTATATTTATACTTTTATCTGTATTATTGTTTTTAGTTAGCTGTACAGACGAAACTACACCAAAACTTGAACAAAATGCACAGAAAGAAATAACAATATTAATACAAGAGCCAATCAATCCAATCATAGAAAGCTATAAATTCAAATTCGAAAAATCAAAGGGTGTAAAAGTTAAATTCGATATAATAGATGCAAATACATTAGTTGACTACATAAAAAAACTAAACATAAAGCTGTATTTAAAGAATGGCCCAACTCTTATCTATTTACCTCAGTTGATTTTTTATCACAACTATATAGAAAGCGGTGCTGCATTAGAAGTTACAGATAAAATTACTAATCTTGAAAAGATATACGATAGTTTAAAAGAAGAAAAAGTTTACTATGTTCCTATTGGGATGTGCTATGTTGCGAAAATATTAAATAAAAGCATATTAGATGAAATAAATGTTAAAGAACCTAATCTTGACTGGACTAAAGATGATTACTTAAAGATTAAAGAAAAATGGTTATCTAAGAAGCCAAGATATTTTACCTTTGTAGATTACAATGAAATTGTTAAAGGACCTTTATATAATCTAAAAATAATAGACAAAGATAATAAGATTAATATAAATAACTCAAAAATTAAAGAATTTATAAAAAATACAAGAGAAAAAATATTTTCAGGCAAATATATTTTAAAAGATTATTCTTATGAAAATTACTACAAGATTTTTATAGAAGGTATAAATACAATAGAATATCAAAGAGCTTTAAGATTTTTTAAACTTGTAGATAAAGAAATTCTAGTTCAGATTTTAAGAATAAATGCATTAGAAACAAAACGAGTAAGTGAAATGATAGATAAAGATGATGTAGTAATACTTCCAGAAGTAATTAACGAAAAAAACAATTTTTTTACCTGGGGTTTTATAGTAAATAAGAATGGTAAAAACACAGATTTAGGGATAGAGTTTATTAATGGTTTATTAAGTGATGAAGTACAGCTTTCTATGTATAGTAATGGTAAATTGTTTGGAGGGTTTTATCCGGTAAATAAAAACATTGAAACTGAAATAGATAAAATAGATGCGAATTATAATTATAACAAGAAAGCTGTAGAGCTGAAAAAATTTATATTAGAAAAAATAAAAAAGGGTGAAATAAAACCTCGTAATTGTAAGAATAGAATACACCAAGAACTCTATGATATGCTTCATAGAGATTTATTTGAATTTATCTTTGCAGATAATCCTTATACAGATGAAGAGTTGAGTAGGGAACTACAGAAATTAGAGGATAAATATAATATGTGGTTAAATGAATAA
- a CDS encoding extracellular solute-binding protein — protein sequence MKKAVSIVLFILLSISIVGCSIKTDKEVNRKEMKEISIIIRDKYFKNTKMMLEKYKYKFEREKGIKVKYEVITASNYDDYIKKVNIKLHEKEGPTLIFITSGENYLNFIERGIALDVKNKIPNFEKVYESLKVNNNFIVPFGMYSSPIALNRNVLKELNIQEPSLDWTRQDYLEIKEKWLSQEPRYFTSEMYKELIWSVLDDLEIIDAENNKVNVNNKKVIEYIKSLRNEIFSGKYILNKNYTYENYYKMFFLKDSEEYKEAMKLQKYFDSQNLRRVYYMKDALKSLKNDIDMDINDIIVLPQVLYDEMFVQVNGFIVNKNGKNIQLGLEFLNYLLNDENQLEMYRTKSNPYPVNKEIEEKIEEIEKANDVNEKSVELRKYILEQLKNGRYKPFKHQKRIYYDIKKSIISEFTKFIFADEPYTDEELSRELQKLEDKLNMWLNE from the coding sequence ATGAAAAAAGCTGTATCAATTGTCTTATTTATTTTATTATCTATTTCAATAGTTGGCTGTTCAATAAAAACGGACAAAGAAGTAAATAGAAAGGAAATGAAAGAAATCAGCATTATAATTAGAGATAAATATTTTAAAAATACCAAGATGATGCTAGAAAAATACAAATATAAATTTGAAAGAGAAAAAGGAATCAAAGTAAAATATGAGGTAATAACTGCAAGTAATTATGATGACTACATTAAAAAAGTTAATATAAAATTGCATGAGAAAGAAGGTCCGACACTAATATTTATCACTAGTGGTGAAAACTATTTAAATTTTATAGAAAGAGGAATAGCACTAGATGTTAAAAATAAAATACCAAATTTTGAAAAAGTTTATGAAAGTCTTAAAGTAAATAACAATTTTATTGTACCTTTTGGTATGTATTCAAGCCCTATAGCTTTAAACAGAAATGTATTAAAGGAATTAAATATTCAAGAACCTTCTCTTGATTGGACAAGGCAGGATTATTTAGAAATAAAAGAAAAATGGTTGTCACAAGAACCAAGATATTTTACAAGTGAAATGTATAAAGAATTGATTTGGAGTGTGTTAGATGATTTAGAAATTATAGATGCAGAAAATAATAAAGTTAATGTTAATAACAAAAAGGTTATCGAATATATAAAAAGTTTAAGAAATGAAATCTTCTCTGGTAAATATATTTTAAATAAAAATTATACATATGAAAATTATTATAAAATGTTTTTTCTTAAGGATTCAGAAGAATACAAAGAAGCAATGAAATTGCAGAAATATTTTGATAGTCAAAACTTAAGAAGAGTTTATTATATGAAAGATGCATTAAAATCATTAAAAAATGATATTGATATGGATATAAACGATATTATTGTTTTACCTCAAGTTTTATATGATGAAATGTTTGTTCAAGTTAATGGATTTATAGTAAATAAAAACGGGAAAAATATTCAGCTTGGACTTGAATTTTTAAATTATTTACTAAATGATGAAAATCAATTAGAAATGTACAGGACTAAAAGCAATCCTTATCCAGTAAACAAAGAAATAGAAGAAAAAATTGAAGAAATAGAGAAGGCTAATGATGTCAATGAAAAATCTGTAGAATTGCGAAAATATATCTTAGAGCAATTAAAAAATGGAAGATATAAACCATTTAAACATCAAAAAAGAATTTATTATGATATAAAGAAGTCGATAATATCTGAATTTACGAAATTTATCTTTGCAGATGAACCTTATACAGATGAAGAGTTAAGTAGAGAATTACAGAAATTAGAGGATAAATTAAATATGTGGCTAAATGAATAA
- a CDS encoding patatin-like phospholipase family protein: protein MVKAGLVLEGGGMRGCYTSGVLDFFMEKDLYFPYIIGVSAGACNASSYISRQKGRSIKINLDYAKDDRYISYKNLITKGSIFGMDFIFNEIPNKLIPFDFETFNKAKEKFIIVATDCKTGQPVYFDKDECEDVIKAIKASSSLPFVAPIVEMEGKFLLDGGIADPLPIKKSIEDGNKKNVIVLTRNRGYRKSPFKLKKLLKIIYSEYPGIIDAMLNRYKIYNNTLEYIEKLESEKKVFVIRPTKDMKVDRIERDVNKLKELYEMGYEDARRCYDEMMDWICDK, encoded by the coding sequence ATGGTGAAAGCAGGATTAGTATTAGAAGGCGGTGGAATGAGAGGTTGTTATACTTCAGGAGTTTTAGATTTTTTCATGGAAAAGGATTTATATTTCCCTTATATTATAGGAGTTTCTGCGGGGGCATGTAATGCCTCGTCTTATATTTCAAGGCAAAAAGGTAGAAGTATAAAGATTAATCTTGATTATGCTAAGGATGATAGATATATAAGCTATAAAAATTTAATAACAAAAGGAAGTATTTTTGGTATGGATTTTATATTCAATGAAATACCAAATAAACTTATACCATTTGATTTTGAAACTTTTAATAAAGCAAAAGAAAAATTTATTATAGTAGCTACTGATTGCAAAACTGGACAACCTGTATATTTTGATAAAGACGAATGTGAAGATGTGATTAAAGCTATCAAGGCTTCTAGTAGTTTACCATTTGTAGCTCCAATTGTTGAAATGGAAGGGAAATTTTTATTAGATGGAGGAATAGCAGATCCTCTTCCTATAAAAAAGTCAATAGAAGATGGAAATAAAAAGAATGTGATTGTTCTAACCAGAAATAGAGGATATAGAAAAAGTCCTTTTAAGTTGAAAAAATTATTAAAGATTATATATTCTGAATATCCTGGGATAATAGATGCAATGCTTAATAGATATAAAATATATAATAATACACTTGAATATATTGAAAAATTAGAATCAGAAAAAAAGGTTTTTGTAATTAGACCCACTAAAGATATGAAAGTAGATAGAATTGAAAGAGATGTAAATAAACTAAAAGAATTATATGAGATGGGATATGAGGATGCAAGAAGATGTTATGACGAAATGATGGACTGGATTTGTGACAAATAG
- a CDS encoding ABC transporter substrate-binding protein yields MKRVITIILCLMLLLSLNGCTSAKDSSNVKNKEITILIDSNSYHDLKFNAPVFNAYKQKFEREKGIKVNFDVIDVKNKEYENKLRSKLYLKDGPTLIYVSPWSFCGSLIKTGIALKVDDKLKNYAKIYDSIKDENKCFIPISMYHYPIALNRKVFKKLGIEEPGLDWTREDYFRIREKWLTEEPQNFTPYLFRELMWNIMEELEVYDSKNNKVNIDKSKVIGYIKKLKDELHSGKYILKDSYTFENYYRMFYEIESKEYKEAKEMTLYNDTDSIRRQFYYRNALNSLGNSVEMDIGEHIVLPQVVDEFKKLVLWGFIVNRNGKNIDLGLEFLNWLLSDEVQLEIFKKKRDYPVNKDIEDEIEKIEKDNNINEKSIALRKYLLTKIKNGDYKSLKNYSDKYLVIRSELTNNIIKFVFADKDYTDEEITEEMKKLEDKLNMWLNE; encoded by the coding sequence ATGAAAAGAGTAATTACTATAATCTTATGTTTAATGCTGTTATTATCATTAAATGGATGTACTTCTGCAAAAGATAGTTCAAATGTAAAAAATAAAGAAATAACAATACTTATAGACAGTAATTCGTATCACGATTTAAAGTTTAATGCACCTGTTTTTAATGCGTATAAACAGAAGTTTGAGAGAGAAAAAGGAATAAAAGTAAATTTTGATGTGATAGATGTAAAAAATAAGGAATATGAAAACAAATTGAGATCTAAATTATATTTAAAAGACGGACCTACTCTAATATATGTATCTCCATGGTCTTTTTGTGGTTCTTTAATAAAAACAGGAATAGCTTTAAAAGTAGATGATAAATTAAAAAACTACGCAAAGATATATGATAGCATTAAGGATGAAAACAAATGTTTTATTCCAATAAGTATGTATCATTATCCTATAGCATTGAATAGAAAGGTTTTTAAAAAGTTGGGGATAGAAGAACCAGGATTAGATTGGACTAGAGAAGATTATTTTAGAATAAGAGAAAAATGGTTAACTGAAGAGCCTCAGAATTTCACACCATATTTGTTTAGAGAACTCATGTGGAATATTATGGAGGAATTGGAAGTATACGATTCTAAAAATAATAAAGTTAATATTGATAAATCAAAAGTAATAGGATACATAAAGAAATTGAAAGATGAGCTGCATTCTGGTAAGTATATTCTAAAGGACAGTTATACATTTGAAAATTATTATAGAATGTTTTATGAGATAGAATCAAAAGAATATAAGGAAGCAAAAGAAATGACTTTATATAATGATACAGATAGTATAAGAAGACAATTTTACTATAGAAATGCATTGAATTCCCTTGGAAATAGTGTTGAAATGGATATTGGTGAACATATTGTTTTACCACAGGTTGTTGATGAATTTAAAAAATTAGTATTATGGGGATTTATTGTTAATAGAAATGGAAAAAATATTGATTTAGGTTTAGAGTTCTTAAATTGGCTGTTGAGTGATGAAGTACAGTTAGAGATATTCAAAAAGAAGCGTGATTATCCTGTAAATAAAGATATAGAAGATGAAATCGAGAAAATAGAAAAAGATAATAATATAAATGAGAAATCTATTGCTTTAAGAAAATATTTATTAACTAAGATAAAAAATGGAGACTATAAGTCATTAAAAAATTATAGCGATAAGTATTTAGTTATAAGATCAGAATTGACTAATAATATAATAAAGTTTGTTTTTGCAGATAAAGATTATACAGATGAAGAGATAACTGAAGAAATGAAAAAATTAGAAGACAAATTAAATATGTGGTTAAATGAGTAA
- a CDS encoding GatB/YqeY domain-containing protein gives MSFKERLMADLKASMKNKDKIRKDVITMVRAAIKQKEVDERIELSDEDIIELIAKQVKQKKDALKDFEKGGRQDLVELTQKEIDILMEYLPEQLSEDEIDEIVKAAIEEIGASTMKDMGKVMSYVMPKVKGRADGSLVNKIVRQYLK, from the coding sequence ATGTCCTTTAAGGAGAGGTTAATGGCAGATTTAAAAGCCTCTATGAAAAACAAGGATAAGATCCGCAAGGATGTTATTACAATGGTAAGAGCTGCTATTAAACAAAAAGAAGTAGATGAAAGAATTGAATTAAGTGATGAGGATATTATAGAACTTATCGCTAAACAGGTTAAGCAAAAGAAAGATGCTTTAAAGGACTTTGAAAAAGGTGGAAGACAAGACCTTGTAGAACTTACCCAAAAAGAAATTGACATATTAATGGAATATCTGCCTGAGCAACTTTCAGAAGATGAAATTGATGAAATAGTTAAAGCTGCTATAGAAGAAATCGGCGCTAGTACTATGAAAGACATGGGAAAAGTAATGTCTTATGTAATGCCAAAAGTAAAAGGTAGAGCTGATGGAAGCTTAGTTAATAAGATTGTTAGACAATATTTAAAATAG
- the prmA gene encoding 50S ribosomal protein L11 methyltransferase, producing the protein MKWIEVQIKTTTEAVEVVSNILYEAGVGGLVIEDPNDLVFQNKNEGDWDYIDPTLVEQNFEGVIVKGYLPESEDLIDKIELIKQNVEKIPQYNLDKGLGEVTTSEVYEKDWANSWKKYYKPKKIGEKIVVKPSWENYEKKPEDIVIELDPGMAFGTGTHETTIMCIKQLEKYVHQHDIVFDIGCGTGILSIAAAKLGAISTIGIDLDEVSVKVAKENVRKNGVANTVQIRKGNLLDVVDGRANVIVANIIAEVIVKLAEVVPKFLLEDGVFIASGIILDKINDVKAALDKNGLEVIDEMKMGEWACLVSRFKEGSEDA; encoded by the coding sequence ATGAAGTGGATTGAGGTCCAGATTAAAACCACTACGGAAGCAGTTGAGGTTGTATCGAATATTTTATATGAAGCTGGAGTAGGTGGGTTAGTCATTGAAGATCCCAATGATTTAGTATTCCAAAACAAAAATGAAGGAGATTGGGATTATATAGACCCTACTTTAGTGGAACAGAACTTTGAAGGAGTAATTGTTAAAGGATATTTACCAGAAAGTGAAGATTTAATAGACAAAATAGAGCTAATAAAACAGAATGTTGAAAAAATACCGCAATACAATTTGGACAAGGGGTTAGGAGAAGTTACAACATCAGAAGTTTATGAAAAAGACTGGGCCAATTCATGGAAAAAGTATTATAAACCAAAGAAAATAGGAGAGAAAATAGTTGTTAAACCTTCATGGGAAAACTACGAGAAGAAGCCAGAAGATATCGTAATAGAGCTTGACCCTGGTATGGCTTTTGGTACAGGAACTCATGAAACAACTATAATGTGCATAAAACAATTAGAAAAATATGTTCATCAGCATGATATAGTCTTTGATATAGGTTGTGGTACTGGTATATTGTCAATTGCAGCTGCTAAGCTTGGAGCAATAAGTACTATAGGAATAGATTTAGATGAAGTATCTGTTAAAGTAGCTAAAGAAAATGTTAGGAAAAATGGAGTTGCTAACACTGTTCAGATTAGAAAAGGCAATCTCTTGGATGTAGTTGACGGAAGGGCTAATGTTATTGTTGCTAATATAATTGCTGAAGTTATTGTAAAGCTTGCAGAAGTTGTTCCTAAATTCTTGTTAGAGGATGGAGTTTTTATAGCTTCTGGAATAATATTAGATAAAATAAATGATGTTAAAGCTGCTTTAGATAAGAATGGTTTAGAAGTAATTGATGAAATGAAAATGGGAGAATGGGCATGTCTAGTATCTAGATTTAAAGAGGGATCAGAGGATGCATAA